In a single window of the Tissierellales bacterium genome:
- a CDS encoding cold-shock protein, protein MMNGTVKWFNAEKGFGFITGEDGNDVFVHFSQINKDGFKSLNEGEEVTFEVVEGEKGPQATNVEVK, encoded by the coding sequence ATGATGAATGGAACAGTAAAATGGTTTAACGCAGAAAAAGGATTTGGATTTATTACTGGTGAAGATGGAAACGACGTATTCGTACACTTTTCACAAATCAACAAAGACGGATTCAAATCATTAAACGAAGGTGAAGAAGTTACTTTCGAAGTAGTTGAAGGCGAAAAAGGTCCACAAGCTACTAATGTAGAAGTAAAATAA